One stretch of Rosistilla oblonga DNA includes these proteins:
- a CDS encoding DUF4160 domain-containing protein, which produces MPTVLRSGPYRFYFYSHEPNEPSHVHVDRDEDSAKYWLQPVSLARNLGFRGHELREIERIIGDNQQELLEAWNGRFGN; this is translated from the coding sequence ATGCCGACCGTTCTGAGAAGTGGGCCTTACCGGTTTTACTTCTACAGCCACGAGCCGAATGAGCCGTCGCATGTGCACGTGGATCGAGATGAGGATTCTGCGAAGTATTGGCTGCAACCCGTTAGTCTGGCTCGCAATCTTGGATTCCGCGGACACGAGCTTCGTGAAATTGAACGGATCATTGGCGACAATCAACAAGAACTCCTGGAGGCCTGGAATGGCCGGTTCGGAAATTAA
- a CDS encoding DUF2442 domain-containing protein, with the protein MAGSEIKPGERVKDVHFGDDAFSVDLLDGRTITVPYAWYPRLLHASPEHRANWRPCGGGFGIHWPDLDEDLSTEGLLRGAPAPREAEQAGGRSN; encoded by the coding sequence ATGGCCGGTTCGGAAATTAAGCCTGGCGAACGCGTTAAAGATGTCCATTTCGGCGATGACGCGTTCAGCGTCGATCTATTGGACGGTCGCACGATCACGGTGCCCTATGCCTGGTACCCGCGTTTGCTTCATGCCTCCCCAGAGCATCGCGCGAACTGGAGGCCTTGTGGCGGTGGTTTTGGGATCCATTGGCCTGACCTCGACGAGGATCTGAGCACTGAAGGACTATTGCGAGGTGCGCCTGCGCCACGCGAGGCGGAGCAAGCAGGCGGTCGTTCAAATTAA